A DNA window from Candidatus Roseilinea sp. contains the following coding sequences:
- the araD gene encoding L-ribulose-5-phosphate 4-epimerase: MKLDALRRQVHALHLELPKYNLVVWTMGNVSARDPETGWVVIKPSGVRYEDLRPDNLVIVDLDGNVIEGDLAYSSDTRTHLYIYRHRPDVNGVCHTHSTFATAFAAVGRPIPCFLTGMADEFGGEIPLGGFALIGSEAIGREVLRVIGNGKAVIMQNHGVFTIGKTAEAAVKAAVMVEDAARTSFYALQLGAPIPIAPDDIAKLHDRYSNVYGQRA; the protein is encoded by the coding sequence ATGAAGCTCGACGCGCTGCGGCGACAAGTTCACGCGCTGCATCTGGAGTTGCCCAAATACAACCTGGTGGTGTGGACGATGGGCAACGTGAGCGCGCGCGACCCCGAGACCGGCTGGGTGGTCATCAAGCCCAGCGGCGTGCGCTACGAGGACTTGCGCCCGGACAACCTGGTCATCGTAGACCTGGACGGCAACGTGATCGAGGGCGACTTGGCTTACTCCAGCGACACACGAACCCATTTGTATATTTACCGCCACCGTCCGGATGTGAACGGCGTGTGTCATACCCACAGCACGTTCGCCACCGCCTTCGCCGCCGTCGGCCGCCCAATCCCTTGTTTCCTGACCGGCATGGCCGACGAGTTCGGCGGCGAAATCCCGCTCGGCGGCTTTGCGCTCATCGGCAGCGAGGCGATCGGCCGGGAGGTGCTGCGCGTGATCGGGAATGGCAAGGCGGTGATCATGCAGAACCATGGGGTGTTCACCATCGGCAAGACCGCCGAGGCTGCAGTGAAAGCTGCGGTGATGGTTGAAGATGCCGCGCGCACGTCGTTCTATGCGTTGCAGCTCGGCGCGCCCATCCCCATCGCCCCGGACGACATTGCGAAGTTGCACGACCGTTACAGCAACGTATATGGCCAACGCGCGTGA
- a CDS encoding signal peptidase I, translating to MDETAPIPDAAEATALPAQSKGGASRAVLREIAETVALFVVVFTVARFAIGNYSILGQSMEPNYHEDQRLLVDKISPHLFGYNRGDVVVVHSPIQDIELIKRLIGKPGDVIELRDNRVYVNGEPLNEPYLPPGAYSGPMHGSARWVLGPNEYFIMGDNRSFSQDSRAFGPVTADKIVGRALLLYWPLSDLHIVQHYTYK from the coding sequence ATGGACGAGACAGCCCCCATTCCCGATGCGGCGGAAGCGACGGCGTTGCCGGCGCAATCTAAAGGCGGCGCAAGCCGCGCCGTGCTGCGCGAGATCGCCGAGACAGTGGCGCTCTTCGTCGTCGTGTTTACCGTCGCGCGGTTCGCCATCGGCAACTACTCGATCCTCGGACAGAGCATGGAACCGAATTACCATGAGGATCAACGGTTGTTGGTGGATAAGATCTCGCCGCACCTGTTTGGCTACAACCGAGGCGACGTCGTCGTCGTGCATTCGCCGATTCAAGACATTGAACTGATCAAGCGCCTGATCGGCAAGCCCGGCGATGTGATCGAGCTGCGCGATAACCGCGTGTATGTGAACGGTGAGCCGCTCAATGAGCCGTATCTTCCGCCCGGCGCCTACTCCGGCCCAATGCACGGCAGCGCGCGATGGGTGCTGGGCCCCAATGAATACTTCATCATGGGCGATAACCGAAGCTTCAGCCAAGATTCGCGCGCGTTCGGTCCCGTGACGGCGGATAAGATCGTCGGCCGCGCCCTGCTGCTCTACTGGCCGTTGAGCGACCTGCACATTGTGCAGCATTACACTTACAAGTAG
- a CDS encoding sugar phosphate isomerase, with the protein MRKIALQLYTVREALKKDFVGTLAQVARMGYTGVELAGDMGGHSAGELRRILDDLGIRVISGHVGMDALGGGLARLLEDYAMLGAGYVGVAWMPESYRSETGWLRAGKLMEQAALQARKHGLVFHYHNHAFEFERLPNGKYAFDQLFDNTDPALLKSQLDVYWVKKGGEDPVAYIKKLSGRVPLIHLKDMSADPSHTFEIVGEGILDCDAIFAAGDASGVDWYIVEQDKCPKGELESARRSYQNIVARGWLG; encoded by the coding sequence ATGCGCAAAATTGCACTTCAGCTCTACACCGTTCGAGAGGCGCTCAAGAAGGACTTTGTCGGCACGCTCGCGCAGGTGGCCCGGATGGGCTACACGGGCGTGGAACTCGCGGGCGACATGGGCGGCCACAGCGCCGGAGAACTCAGGCGAATTCTGGATGACCTGGGCATCCGGGTGATCAGCGGACATGTCGGCATGGATGCGCTGGGCGGTGGGCTTGCGAGGCTGCTGGAAGACTACGCGATGCTTGGGGCGGGGTACGTCGGCGTGGCGTGGATGCCGGAATCGTATCGCAGCGAGACGGGCTGGCTGCGCGCCGGCAAGCTGATGGAGCAGGCTGCGTTGCAGGCGCGGAAGCACGGCCTGGTCTTTCACTACCACAACCACGCCTTCGAGTTCGAGCGCCTGCCCAACGGCAAATATGCCTTCGACCAGCTCTTCGACAACACCGATCCGGCGTTGCTCAAGTCCCAGCTCGACGTCTATTGGGTGAAGAAAGGCGGCGAGGATCCCGTCGCCTACATCAAGAAGCTGAGCGGCCGCGTGCCCCTGATCCACCTCAAAGACATGAGCGCGGACCCATCGCACACGTTTGAGATCGTCGGCGAGGGCATCCTCGACTGCGACGCTATCTTCGCGGCCGGCGACGCCAGCGGCGTGGATTGGTACATCGTTGAGCAAGATAAGTGCCCCAAGGGTGAGCTGGAGAGCGCGCGCCGGAGCTATCAGAACATCGTCGCGCGCGGATGGCTGGGGTGA
- the araB gene encoding ribulokinase: MSPKYTLGVDFGTLSGRAVLVRVSDGAEIASAVSAYANGVIDERLPESGVPLEPDWALQDPDDYIRVFSEAIPAVLRQSGVSPDDVIGLGIDFTACTMLPTKADGTPLCRLPEFRANPHAWVKLWKHHAAQPEADRVNAIAAELGEPWLSRYGGKISSEWFFPKALQILNEAPEVYEAADRLIEAADWVVWRLTGVETRNTCTAGYKAMWSKREGFPRREFFRALHPRMERIVEEKMKPELSPIGSRAGGLTPQMAALTGLRPGTAVAVANVDAHVSVPACKVTRPGTLVSIMGTSVCDMLLDTREVMVEGMCGCVEDGILPGYLGYEAGQSCVGDGFAWFIEHCVPPQYFDEARASGRSIHAVLEDYAARLKPGESGLLALDWWNGNRSILVDADLSAVMLGVTLATTAPEMYRAWIEATAFGMRVIVDAFTSQGLAIEQIVACGGLPDRNKLFMQITADVVGLPIRLSASSQTPALGSAMFAAVAAGSAAGGYDSIQVAADRMAHLKDEAFMPNPVHRPIYDQLYSEYVRLHDYFGRDAHSTIKILKRIKLTSPGR, translated from the coding sequence ATGTCCCCCAAATACACCCTTGGCGTTGACTTCGGCACCCTGTCCGGCAGGGCCGTGCTCGTGCGCGTCAGCGACGGCGCCGAGATCGCGAGCGCAGTCAGCGCGTATGCCAATGGCGTCATTGACGAGCGTTTGCCCGAAAGCGGCGTCCCACTCGAACCGGATTGGGCGTTGCAAGATCCCGACGACTACATTCGCGTCTTCAGCGAGGCCATCCCGGCTGTGCTCCGGCAGAGCGGCGTTTCGCCCGATGACGTGATCGGTCTGGGGATTGACTTCACCGCGTGTACCATGTTGCCCACAAAGGCGGACGGCACGCCGCTGTGTCGTTTGCCGGAATTCCGCGCTAATCCACATGCTTGGGTCAAGTTGTGGAAGCATCACGCGGCGCAGCCGGAAGCGGACCGGGTGAATGCCATCGCAGCGGAGTTGGGCGAGCCATGGCTGTCGCGCTATGGCGGCAAGATCTCATCGGAGTGGTTCTTCCCGAAGGCGCTGCAAATCCTCAACGAAGCGCCGGAGGTCTACGAGGCTGCCGACCGACTCATCGAGGCAGCCGACTGGGTTGTGTGGCGGCTCACCGGCGTCGAGACGCGCAACACGTGCACTGCCGGTTACAAAGCCATGTGGTCGAAGCGCGAGGGCTTCCCGCGCCGCGAGTTCTTCCGCGCGCTGCACCCGCGCATGGAGCGCATTGTGGAAGAGAAGATGAAGCCCGAGCTATCGCCCATCGGCTCGCGCGCGGGTGGGCTGACGCCGCAAATGGCAGCGCTCACCGGCCTGCGCCCCGGCACTGCGGTGGCCGTCGCCAATGTGGATGCGCATGTCTCGGTGCCGGCCTGCAAAGTCACTCGGCCGGGGACGCTCGTCTCGATCATGGGCACAAGCGTGTGTGACATGTTGCTCGATACCCGCGAGGTGATGGTCGAGGGGATGTGCGGCTGCGTCGAGGATGGCATCCTGCCCGGTTACCTCGGCTATGAGGCCGGCCAGTCGTGCGTGGGCGATGGCTTCGCCTGGTTTATCGAACACTGCGTGCCGCCCCAGTACTTCGACGAAGCACGGGCGTCCGGCCGCTCGATCCATGCTGTGCTGGAGGACTATGCCGCGCGACTGAAGCCGGGCGAGTCCGGTCTGCTGGCGCTGGATTGGTGGAACGGCAACCGTTCAATCCTGGTGGATGCCGACCTGAGCGCCGTGATGCTCGGCGTGACGCTGGCGACGACTGCGCCGGAGATGTATCGCGCGTGGATCGAAGCCACGGCCTTCGGCATGCGCGTCATCGTGGACGCGTTCACCTCGCAGGGGCTGGCCATCGAGCAGATCGTCGCTTGCGGCGGCCTGCCGGATAGAAACAAGCTGTTCATGCAGATCACCGCCGATGTCGTCGGACTGCCGATCCGGCTCTCCGCCTCGTCGCAAACGCCGGCGTTGGGCAGCGCGATGTTTGCCGCGGTCGCTGCCGGCAGCGCCGCCGGTGGTTACGACTCAATCCAAGTCGCTGCCGATCGCATGGCCCATCTCAAAGATGAAGCCTTTATGCCCAATCCGGTGCATCGGCCGATCTACGATCAGCTCTACAGCGAATATGTCCGGCTGCACGATTACTTCGGCCGGGATGCGCACAGCACGATCAAGATACTCAAGCGGATCAAATTGACCAGCCCAGGTCGTTGA
- a CDS encoding amidohydrolase: MTQDHLPARQLLLCSWLVTSAGEPPQPDQAVLIEGDRIAGIGAIAAMRAQHPDAEVTDLRGCAISPGFVDAHRHCYGVLAHGIPTEHAPADFWAFLNEFWWGKIEDRLDHDMLRAAMDLSCYDMIRSGITTFFDCLEAPNAIPGGLFVQAEVVARWGLRGVLCFEATQRVSEENGELGLRENVEFIRACRAEHGLSGDSSAGGRAPRLISGAMCHHTTFTCSDDFIRKAHGLAKELGVLLHFHCSEGTYEPEQALKKWGRRTIEHYDDLGILDETTLASQCVQLSSDEVRIVGERGIRVTTMPLSNCEVGGGIAPVPEMRRAGAIVGLGTDGYIANFFASLRGAFLIHKARLLDPGAMPAREVWQMATRDGARALAMDDAIGSLAVGKQADLIAIDLDLPTPITAHNLLDQLILWRDAVDVHSVMVAGRWLKRNYVVLNADPEALIARTREAADRLWHR, translated from the coding sequence ATGACTCAGGATCACTTACCGGCGCGTCAACTGCTGCTCTGCTCGTGGCTGGTCACCTCGGCGGGTGAGCCGCCTCAACCCGATCAGGCTGTGCTCATCGAGGGCGACCGCATCGCCGGCATCGGCGCAATTGCGGCGATGCGCGCGCAACACCCCGACGCCGAAGTGACCGACCTGCGCGGTTGCGCCATCTCGCCCGGCTTCGTGGACGCGCATCGGCACTGCTACGGCGTCTTGGCGCATGGCATCCCCACCGAGCATGCGCCGGCAGACTTCTGGGCTTTCTTGAACGAGTTTTGGTGGGGCAAGATCGAAGATCGCCTCGATCACGACATGCTCCGCGCGGCCATGGACCTGTCGTGCTACGACATGATCCGCAGCGGCATTACCACGTTCTTCGACTGCCTGGAGGCGCCCAACGCCATCCCCGGCGGCTTGTTCGTCCAGGCCGAGGTCGTCGCGCGCTGGGGGCTGCGCGGCGTGCTGTGCTTCGAGGCCACCCAGCGGGTGAGCGAGGAGAACGGCGAGTTAGGCTTGCGCGAGAACGTCGAGTTCATCCGCGCGTGTCGCGCTGAGCATGGGCTGAGCGGCGATTCAAGCGCTGGGGGGCGCGCGCCGCGCCTGATCAGCGGCGCGATGTGCCATCACACCACCTTCACGTGCAGCGACGACTTCATCCGCAAAGCGCATGGGTTGGCGAAGGAACTCGGCGTGCTGTTGCACTTCCACTGCTCGGAGGGGACGTATGAGCCGGAGCAGGCGTTGAAGAAGTGGGGCCGGCGCACGATCGAACACTACGACGACCTGGGCATCCTCGACGAGACCACGCTGGCGTCGCAGTGCGTTCAGCTCTCGTCGGATGAGGTGCGCATCGTCGGCGAACGCGGCATCCGGGTGACGACGATGCCGCTGAGCAACTGCGAGGTGGGCGGCGGCATCGCGCCGGTACCGGAGATGCGCCGAGCCGGGGCCATCGTCGGCCTGGGCACCGATGGCTATATCGCGAATTTCTTCGCGTCGTTGCGCGGCGCGTTCCTGATTCACAAGGCGCGGCTGCTGGACCCCGGCGCGATGCCGGCGCGCGAAGTGTGGCAGATGGCCACCCGCGATGGCGCACGCGCGCTGGCGATGGACGATGCGATTGGGTCGCTGGCCGTGGGCAAACAGGCCGACCTGATCGCAATTGACCTCGATTTGCCGACGCCGATCACCGCGCATAATTTGCTCGACCAACTGATCCTGTGGCGCGATGCGGTGGACGTGCACAGTGTGATGGTGGCCGGCCGATGGTTGAAGCGCAACTACGTCGTGCTCAATGCGGATCCGGAGGCGCTGATTGCCAGGACGCGCGAGGCGGCCGACCGGCTGTGGCATCGGTGA
- the polA gene encoding DNA polymerase I: MAHANGRKPRLLLLDGHSLAYRAFFVVYPPNRPDTGLAQLSITNERGEKEFTGVVYTFASMLLRVWHEQQPDYIAAAFDVGATFRDAIYPEYKSTRQKSPETLEEQVARIQHLLKTFDIPIFTAEGFEADDVLGTLARRAAGEGMEVMIVTGDRDALQLVSPAVKVLTSRQRFEDTIIYDEALVESTYGVRPDQLIDYKALVGDASDNIPGVRGIGEKTAQALLQQYGTLDGIYAHLDAIAPKRVRGALEAGRDAAYLSRQLAAIRTDLPLDVNWDACAAQFDYQRVLSLFRELRFESLIKRIPQAPAAAEVANADAGDDAAPAQLSMFNASAEQPPTHFVPHTPTRARLVDSDDAYKALLAALNDARRIAFDTETTDADPLRGELIGLSFCVREGEGWYLPCVAHTASVDGDKAPPWHLDPTSPKFEPVVLALQRRDVELVAHNAKFDLAVLREIGVTIDKPVFDTMIAQFLCDPGGRALGLKQMAFSYFGWQMTEIGELIGRGKKQITMRDVPIEHVAAYAAADADATYRLRDVLEPLLRERNQERLFYEVELPLIPVLVDMEMTGVALDVKYLGELSGEITERLRDLEKRIYNIAGMVFNINSTKQLSDVLFGKLGLPTQGLRKTEAGGFSTAADVLAGLRDRHEIVPLILEHRELSKLQGTYVNALPQLINPKTGRLHTDFNQTGAVTGRLSSSNPNLQNIPAKTEMGRRVRKAFIPRKGWRLISADYSQVELRILAHLADDPTLKAAFANHEDIHATTAAAIYDVPLHDVTPMQRSNAKRINFGIAYGMGAFALAANTGMTQAEAQEFINRYFARFPRVRDWLEATKRHAAERGYVETVLGRRRYFPELTSRTSPEPVRRRAEREAINHPVQGSAADIMKIAMINVHRKLREGGYQARMTLQVHDELVFDCPPNELAPLCALIKREMESAYRLSVPLRADVAAGKNWDEVEEVS, encoded by the coding sequence ATGGCACATGCCAACGGCAGAAAGCCGAGGCTGCTCCTGCTTGACGGCCATTCGCTTGCGTATCGCGCGTTCTTCGTGGTCTATCCGCCCAACCGGCCCGACACCGGCTTGGCCCAGCTCTCGATCACCAACGAACGCGGTGAGAAGGAATTCACCGGCGTGGTCTACACCTTCGCCAGCATGTTGCTGCGGGTGTGGCACGAGCAGCAGCCGGACTACATCGCTGCGGCGTTCGACGTCGGCGCGACTTTTCGCGACGCCATCTACCCCGAATATAAGAGCACCCGCCAAAAGTCGCCCGAAACGCTGGAGGAGCAGGTCGCGCGCATTCAACATTTGCTGAAGACGTTCGACATCCCCATCTTCACCGCCGAGGGCTTCGAGGCCGATGACGTGCTCGGCACGCTCGCCCGGCGCGCTGCCGGCGAGGGCATGGAGGTGATGATCGTCACCGGCGACCGCGACGCGCTGCAGCTCGTCTCGCCGGCGGTGAAAGTGCTCACCTCCCGTCAGCGCTTCGAGGACACCATCATCTACGACGAAGCGCTCGTCGAATCCACCTACGGCGTGCGACCGGACCAGTTGATTGACTACAAGGCGCTGGTGGGCGACGCCTCGGACAACATCCCCGGCGTGCGCGGCATCGGCGAGAAGACGGCTCAGGCGCTCCTGCAACAATACGGCACGCTCGACGGCATCTACGCGCACCTGGACGCGATCGCGCCCAAGCGCGTGCGGGGCGCGTTGGAAGCCGGCCGCGACGCCGCCTACCTGAGCCGACAACTGGCGGCCATTCGCACCGACCTGCCGCTCGATGTGAACTGGGACGCCTGCGCCGCGCAGTTCGACTACCAGCGCGTGCTCAGCCTGTTCCGCGAGCTGCGCTTCGAGAGCCTGATCAAGCGCATCCCACAGGCGCCAGCCGCTGCGGAGGTCGCAAACGCAGACGCCGGCGATGACGCCGCGCCCGCGCAACTGAGCATGTTCAACGCGAGCGCCGAACAGCCGCCGACGCACTTCGTGCCGCACACGCCCACGCGCGCGCGCCTGGTGGACAGCGACGACGCATACAAAGCGTTGCTCGCCGCGCTCAACGATGCCCGGCGCATCGCCTTCGACACCGAAACCACCGACGCCGATCCGCTGCGCGGCGAGCTGATCGGCCTATCATTCTGCGTGAGAGAGGGCGAGGGCTGGTATCTGCCCTGCGTAGCCCATACGGCATCGGTGGATGGCGACAAGGCGCCCCCCTGGCATCTCGATCCGACTTCGCCCAAGTTCGAGCCGGTCGTCCTTGCGCTGCAGCGCCGCGACGTTGAACTCGTGGCCCACAATGCCAAGTTCGACCTGGCCGTGTTGCGCGAGATCGGCGTGACCATTGACAAGCCGGTCTTCGACACGATGATCGCCCAGTTCCTATGCGACCCCGGCGGACGCGCCCTTGGGCTGAAGCAGATGGCCTTCAGCTATTTCGGATGGCAGATGACGGAGATCGGCGAGTTGATCGGGCGCGGCAAGAAACAGATCACCATGCGCGACGTGCCGATCGAGCATGTGGCGGCCTACGCCGCCGCCGACGCCGACGCGACCTATCGCCTGCGCGACGTGCTCGAGCCGCTGCTGCGCGAGCGCAATCAGGAGCGGTTGTTCTATGAGGTCGAGCTGCCGCTGATCCCAGTGCTGGTGGACATGGAGATGACCGGCGTCGCGCTCGACGTGAAATACCTCGGCGAGCTTTCTGGCGAGATCACCGAGCGCCTGCGCGACTTGGAGAAACGCATCTACAACATCGCCGGCATGGTGTTCAACATCAACTCCACCAAACAGCTCAGCGACGTGTTATTCGGCAAGCTCGGCCTGCCCACGCAAGGCCTGCGCAAGACCGAAGCCGGCGGCTTCTCCACCGCCGCCGACGTGTTGGCCGGCCTGCGCGACCGGCACGAAATCGTCCCGCTCATCTTAGAGCACCGCGAGCTGAGCAAGTTACAGGGCACCTACGTGAACGCGCTGCCGCAGTTGATCAACCCCAAGACCGGGCGCCTGCACACCGACTTCAACCAGACCGGTGCGGTGACCGGCCGGCTATCGTCGTCGAATCCCAACCTGCAAAACATCCCGGCCAAGACGGAGATGGGCCGGCGTGTGCGCAAGGCTTTCATCCCGCGCAAGGGTTGGCGGCTGATTAGCGCCGACTATTCGCAGGTCGAGCTGCGCATCCTCGCCCATCTGGCCGACGACCCCACGCTGAAGGCGGCGTTCGCCAACCACGAAGACATCCACGCCACCACGGCCGCCGCGATCTACGACGTGCCGCTGCACGACGTGACGCCGATGCAGCGCAGCAACGCCAAACGCATCAACTTCGGCATCGCCTACGGCATGGGCGCCTTCGCCCTGGCCGCCAACACCGGCATGACCCAGGCCGAAGCGCAGGAGTTCATCAACCGCTACTTCGCGCGCTTCCCGCGCGTGCGCGATTGGCTGGAAGCGACCAAGCGCCACGCCGCCGAGCGGGGCTACGTCGAGACGGTGCTGGGCCGGCGACGCTACTTCCCGGAGTTGACCTCGCGCACATCGCCGGAGCCGGTGCGCCGGCGGGCCGAACGTGAAGCGATCAACCATCCGGTGCAAGGCTCGGCGGCAGACATCATGAAGATCGCCATGATCAACGTGCATCGCAAGCTGCGCGAGGGCGGCTACCAGGCGCGCATGACGCTGCAGGTGCACGACGAGCTGGTGTTCGACTGCCCCCCCAACGAGCTTGCCCCACTATGCGCTCTGATCAAACGCGAGATGGAGTCGGCCTATCGGCTGAGCGTCCCGCTGCGCGCCGATGTCGCCGCGGGCAAGAACTGGGACGAAGTAGAAGAAGTGTCATGA
- a CDS encoding peptidylprolyl isomerase: MIFGVTLAPQATASPTPQPTFTPTPTPTPNPLAARVNGRPITLAEYQAELARYITALPDAPDPQSEHGQRLALQLKDAALEALIEYALIEQEAARIGIQVSDQQVADELAIAKARAGGEASFQAWLATIRQTEADIRTLLRRELLVNAVRDHVLATMPRTAEYVHAYHIVVATEREARQVLTRLQNGAKFTALAQSLSLDESTRADGGNLGWFARHTGAVLWPEVEDAAFGLQPGETSDIVKSPIGYHIIRVTEREVRGLTEADTIHLQTVALAEWIADLKARAKIEKFI; encoded by the coding sequence GTGATCTTCGGCGTCACGCTGGCCCCACAAGCGACCGCCTCGCCGACGCCTCAACCGACGTTTACGCCTACGCCCACGCCCACGCCCAACCCACTCGCAGCGCGCGTGAACGGCCGGCCCATCACGCTGGCCGAATACCAAGCCGAGCTGGCGCGCTATATCACAGCGCTGCCCGACGCGCCCGACCCCCAGAGCGAACACGGCCAACGATTGGCGCTGCAGCTCAAAGACGCCGCCCTCGAGGCGCTCATTGAATACGCGCTGATCGAACAAGAGGCCGCGCGCATCGGCATCCAGGTGAGCGATCAGCAGGTGGCCGATGAATTGGCCATCGCCAAAGCGCGCGCCGGCGGAGAAGCATCCTTTCAAGCCTGGTTAGCCACCATCCGCCAGACCGAAGCCGACATCCGCACACTCCTGCGCCGCGAGTTATTGGTCAACGCCGTGCGCGATCACGTGCTGGCGACGATGCCCCGCACGGCAGAGTATGTCCACGCCTACCACATCGTCGTGGCCACCGAACGCGAAGCGCGCCAGGTGCTGACGCGGCTGCAAAACGGCGCCAAGTTCACCGCCCTGGCGCAGTCGCTTTCGCTGGACGAGAGCACGCGCGCAGACGGCGGCAACCTGGGATGGTTCGCGCGCCACACCGGGGCTGTGTTGTGGCCGGAGGTGGAAGACGCCGCGTTCGGCCTGCAGCCGGGCGAGACCAGCGACATCGTCAAAAGCCCGATCGGCTATCACATCATCCGCGTGACCGAGCGCGAGGTGCGCGGCTTGACCGAAGCCGACACCATCCATCTGCAGACCGTCGCGCTGGCGGAGTGGATAGCGGATCTGAAAGCCAGGGCAAAGATCGAGAAGTTCATTTAG
- a CDS encoding beta-xylanase: protein MKTKRSRRRLLGAVALLVASGASTAAGCAAPPTRLTPLTPPTPPPPTGLRPLADKIQLRFGSAVSRVLFESPHRRSLLDIFARDFNMATIHSGFYWPAWEPAQGHINASVVDEMKRQIDALHGVGISDLRGHPLVFPTFEPQWLTDQLFGGKLSKAQASELLVNHVRAVIERFKGLIGEWVVVNEPFRFYGADRGDLWKIVIGEDYVEMAFRAAREADPGAKLLLNDYDNHARSGRGVYSSEQDPINRNKMLIERLRAKGLVDGIGLQMHIRADKPPKHDDLIETMRSYGVPVHITELDVNLKDVPGTDEARFALQAQVYADVLDAALRSGVCNSVCLWEFGDKYSWLEDPYFDFASPRADGTPYDDDLQPKPAYHAMKRMLLNPPVRR from the coding sequence ATGAAGACGAAACGCTCGCGTCGTCGCCTGCTTGGAGCCGTCGCTCTTCTCGTGGCAAGTGGTGCGAGCACGGCAGCCGGTTGTGCCGCGCCGCCCACGCGCCTCACTCCATTGACACCACCGACCCCACCGCCCCCAACCGGCCTGCGCCCACTTGCCGACAAGATCCAATTGCGTTTTGGCTCGGCCGTGTCGCGCGTATTGTTCGAAAGCCCGCATCGGCGGAGTTTGCTGGACATTTTTGCGCGCGACTTCAACATGGCGACGATCCATAGCGGCTTCTACTGGCCAGCGTGGGAGCCGGCACAGGGCCACATCAACGCATCCGTTGTTGATGAGATGAAGCGGCAAATTGACGCTTTGCACGGCGTCGGGATCAGCGACCTGCGCGGCCATCCGCTCGTCTTCCCCACATTCGAACCGCAATGGTTGACCGATCAACTATTCGGCGGCAAGCTGTCCAAAGCGCAGGCGAGCGAGTTATTGGTCAACCATGTCCGCGCTGTGATCGAACGGTTCAAGGGTCTGATCGGCGAATGGGTCGTGGTCAATGAGCCGTTTCGCTTCTACGGCGCCGATCGAGGCGACCTGTGGAAGATCGTCATCGGCGAGGACTATGTTGAGATGGCCTTCCGCGCTGCGCGGGAGGCCGACCCCGGGGCCAAGCTTCTGTTGAACGACTACGACAACCACGCCCGCAGCGGTCGCGGCGTGTACAGCAGCGAGCAAGACCCGATCAACCGCAATAAGATGTTGATCGAACGCCTGCGGGCAAAGGGCCTGGTTGACGGCATAGGCTTGCAGATGCACATTCGCGCCGACAAGCCGCCGAAGCACGATGATCTGATCGAGACCATGCGCAGCTATGGCGTTCCGGTGCACATCACCGAGCTTGATGTGAACCTGAAGGATGTCCCGGGCACGGACGAGGCGCGATTCGCGTTACAAGCGCAGGTATACGCCGATGTGTTGGACGCGGCCTTGCGCTCCGGCGTGTGCAACAGCGTGTGTCTGTGGGAGTTCGGCGACAAATATTCATGGCTCGAAGATCCCTACTTCGACTTCGCCTCACCGCGTGCCGACGGCACGCCTTACGATGACGATTTGCAGCCGAAGCCAGCCTATCATGCCATGAAGCGCATGCTGCTTAACCCGCCGGTCAGGCGATAG